The proteins below are encoded in one region of Pelagibacterium flavum:
- the coxB gene encoding cytochrome c oxidase subunit II, whose product MQSALHPTGAEAGRVASLFWIMTIGGALIMAMVVVAAALAIYGGRLRGTLSSERFVVVMGLAFPVVVLTALLIYGFALMRAGEPQQANPDGLRVEIAGELWWWRVTYVTPDGRRVSSANELHLPVGQPVEIALTSTNVIHSFWAPQLAGKLDMIPGRTNTLTVTAKEEGISRGQCAEYCGGAHALMAFHLVAQSPEDFDAWLEAEASAAVEPQTEMASEGQALFTQTGCGACHAVRGTQARGTIGPDLTHVGSRHSLAAATLPNTAQAFAQWIDDNQHIKPDNKMPSYEILSESQIDALATYLEGLQ is encoded by the coding sequence ATGCAGTCGGCTCTGCACCCCACAGGCGCGGAAGCCGGGCGGGTCGCGTCCCTGTTCTGGATCATGACGATCGGCGGCGCCCTGATCATGGCCATGGTGGTCGTTGCCGCCGCCCTGGCCATTTATGGTGGCAGGCTGCGCGGAACGCTTTCCAGCGAGCGGTTCGTTGTCGTGATGGGACTGGCCTTCCCTGTCGTCGTGCTCACCGCGCTCCTGATCTATGGTTTCGCTCTGATGCGGGCCGGTGAGCCCCAGCAAGCCAATCCCGACGGCCTGCGGGTCGAAATCGCCGGTGAACTCTGGTGGTGGCGGGTAACCTATGTAACTCCGGACGGACGCCGGGTGAGTTCGGCCAATGAGCTGCACCTGCCGGTCGGCCAGCCGGTCGAAATCGCTCTCACCAGCACCAATGTCATTCATTCCTTCTGGGCGCCTCAACTGGCTGGCAAGCTCGACATGATCCCCGGGCGCACCAACACACTGACCGTCACCGCGAAAGAGGAGGGGATAAGCCGGGGGCAATGCGCTGAATATTGCGGCGGCGCCCATGCGCTGATGGCATTCCATCTCGTGGCGCAATCACCTGAGGATTTCGATGCGTGGCTTGAAGCCGAGGCCAGCGCCGCGGTCGAGCCGCAAACCGAAATGGCCAGCGAGGGACAGGCCCTTTTCACCCAGACCGGATGCGGAGCGTGTCACGCCGTACGCGGGACCCAGGCGCGCGGCACGATCGGCCCCGACCTCACCCATGTGGGCAGCCGCCATTCGCTGGCGGCGGCGACCTTGCCCAATACCGCGCAAGCCTTCGCGCAATGGATCGACGACAACCAGCACATCAAGCCGGACAACAAGATGCCCAGTTACGAAATTCTGTCCGAGAGCCAGATCGACGCCCTTGC
- a CDS encoding 5-methyltetrahydropteroyltriglutamate--homocysteine S-methyltransferase, producing MALAKPPYRADVVGSFLRPDSIKAAREARAKKNGMGADELRAIEDEAIRDVIRMQEDAGLKAVTDGEFRRAWWHFDFMGMLNGLDIIEREGGGIQFHGVATKADVPVITDRLSFPADHPMLDHFKFVAANTTVTPKISIPGPSAIHFRIAEEDIAVQDYKHDAEAYFEDITATYKAAVKAFYDAGCRYLQMDDIFFAYLCDPKIRAERKAKGEDPDWLIGRYAKMMHDAIADRPEDMLIGMHMCRGNFKSTWVAEGAYDPAADAIFNQTDVDIYFMEYDTERAGGLEPLRLLPKGKKRVLPGFITTKTAELEDIDDLKRKFEAASEYADIEQLGIAPQCGFASTEEGNSITMDDQRRKLDLVVRTAEAIWGQV from the coding sequence ATGGCACTCGCCAAGCCGCCCTATCGCGCCGACGTCGTCGGCAGTTTCCTGCGCCCCGATAGCATCAAGGCGGCCCGCGAGGCGCGCGCAAAAAAGAACGGCATGGGAGCCGATGAATTGCGCGCCATCGAGGACGAGGCAATCCGCGACGTCATCCGCATGCAGGAAGATGCCGGCCTCAAGGCGGTGACCGATGGCGAATTCCGCCGCGCCTGGTGGCATTTCGATTTCATGGGCATGCTCAATGGGCTCGACATCATCGAGCGTGAGGGCGGCGGCATCCAGTTTCATGGCGTGGCCACCAAGGCCGACGTGCCGGTGATCACCGACAGGCTGAGCTTTCCGGCAGACCACCCCATGCTGGACCATTTCAAGTTCGTCGCCGCCAATACCACCGTTACGCCGAAGATCTCCATTCCCGGCCCCAGCGCGATCCATTTCCGCATTGCCGAGGAGGACATCGCGGTCCAGGACTACAAGCACGACGCCGAGGCTTATTTCGAGGACATCACCGCGACCTACAAAGCCGCTGTAAAGGCCTTCTATGACGCCGGCTGCCGGTATCTGCAGATGGACGATATCTTTTTTGCCTATCTTTGCGACCCCAAGATCCGTGCCGAGCGCAAGGCCAAGGGCGAGGACCCCGATTGGCTGATCGGGCGCTATGCCAAGATGATGCACGACGCCATCGCGGACCGCCCCGAGGACATGCTGATCGGCATGCATATGTGCCGCGGCAATTTCAAATCCACCTGGGTGGCTGAAGGCGCTTATGACCCGGCGGCGGACGCTATCTTCAACCAGACCGATGTCGATATCTATTTCATGGAATATGATACGGAGCGGGCTGGCGGGCTTGAGCCGCTGCGCCTTTTGCCCAAAGGCAAGAAGCGCGTATTGCCCGGCTTCATCACCACCAAAACGGCGGAGCTCGAGGATATCGACGACCTCAAGCGCAAGTTCGAGGCAGCGAGCGAATACGCCGATATCGAGCAGTTGGGCATCGCTCCGCAATGCGGTTTTGCATCCACCGAGGAAGGCAATTCCATCACCATGGACGACCAAAGGCGCAAGCTCGACCTGGTGGTGCGGACTGCGGAAGCAATCTGGGGCCAAGTGTAA
- a CDS encoding c-type cytochrome, which produces MPERTGDDDVVMVRRLTRWQRLGMAALFLMGVFVVGAAVFVWTGYYNISAKSEHWDFTTEILQTVRDQSIRARADSIAVPDLDDPAMIALGREHYRGGCASCHGLPGEERNPVARAMLPDPPDLAYAFERYEPGALFWLIDNGIKYTGMPSWPGTGRQDEVWPMVAYLKSVHDEIAPGTVLDDTSSDGEPIDTYGFQVLDECSRCHGDAQTGPVSDRVPSLSGQPPDYLERALREYRAGLRESGYMEPAAFALTDQAISRFATLYSQYPSRSADTEFDPDQVARGAEIAMNGVPEDDVPACTSCHGNGNPQFPNLAGQSQTYLEGQLELWRNGGRDTTPYGQIMAVIGRNLTPSQIEDVSAFFASLEQPASGGGQ; this is translated from the coding sequence ATGCCTGAGCGGACAGGGGACGACGACGTGGTTATGGTGCGTCGGCTGACCCGCTGGCAGCGGCTGGGCATGGCGGCGCTGTTTTTGATGGGCGTATTCGTGGTTGGCGCCGCTGTGTTTGTCTGGACCGGTTATTACAATATCAGTGCCAAGAGCGAGCACTGGGACTTCACCACTGAAATTCTCCAGACCGTGCGCGATCAGTCGATCCGTGCCAGAGCCGATTCCATCGCTGTGCCCGATCTCGACGATCCCGCAATGATCGCTTTGGGGCGTGAGCACTATCGCGGCGGATGCGCAAGCTGTCACGGATTGCCCGGCGAGGAGCGCAATCCTGTGGCGCGCGCCATGCTGCCTGATCCTCCCGACCTGGCCTATGCCTTTGAGCGCTACGAACCCGGCGCCCTGTTCTGGTTGATCGACAACGGCATCAAATACACCGGGATGCCGTCCTGGCCCGGGACAGGACGCCAGGACGAAGTCTGGCCGATGGTTGCCTATCTTAAATCGGTGCACGATGAGATTGCACCCGGCACCGTGCTTGATGACACGAGTTCGGATGGCGAGCCGATCGATACCTATGGCTTTCAGGTGCTCGACGAATGCAGCCGCTGCCATGGCGACGCCCAGACCGGGCCGGTCAGCGACCGCGTGCCCTCCCTTTCCGGACAGCCACCCGATTATCTCGAACGCGCCCTGCGCGAGTACCGCGCCGGCCTGCGTGAAAGCGGCTATATGGAACCGGCAGCTTTTGCCCTCACCGACCAGGCCATATCCCGGTTCGCAACGCTTTATTCCCAATATCCATCCCGGTCCGCTGATACCGAATTTGATCCCGACCAGGTTGCACGCGGCGCTGAAATCGCCATGAACGGCGTGCCGGAAGACGATGTGCCCGCCTGTACCAGTTGCCATGGAAACGGCAATCCGCAATTTCCAAACCTGGCCGGACAGTCGCAGACCTATCTCGAAGGGCAACTCGAACTCTGGCGCAACGGCGGGCGCGATACCACGCCCTATGGGCAGATCATGGCCGTGATCGGCCGGAACCTGACCCCGAGCCAGATCGAAGATGTCAGTGCCTTTTTCGCCAGCCTCGAGCAACCGGCATCCGGAGGTGGCCAGTGA
- a CDS encoding cytochrome c oxidase assembly protein yields the protein MLTHIIVMNLLVPAVLFGIPTRWIRGIWRYWPYATTAQLALLWGWHSPPVLDAAMGSQALTAAMHLTLAFAAAGFWAAIIDMPATGRWRSIFALLITGKLFCLLGVLLVFAPRSLYGAMGAHGDGAAMLSPLADQQLAGLIMVAACPLTYVLAGIWIAARWFLALEAQGRMNA from the coding sequence ATGTTGACGCACATCATCGTCATGAACCTGCTGGTGCCGGCGGTGCTGTTTGGCATTCCCACACGATGGATCAGAGGGATCTGGCGATACTGGCCATATGCGACGACTGCCCAGTTGGCGCTGCTTTGGGGCTGGCACAGCCCGCCGGTACTCGATGCCGCCATGGGCTCACAGGCCCTGACGGCCGCCATGCATCTCACTCTCGCTTTTGCAGCGGCAGGATTTTGGGCGGCCATCATCGATATGCCCGCCACCGGCCGCTGGCGATCGATCTTTGCCCTGCTGATCACCGGCAAGCTTTTCTGCCTTTTGGGCGTGCTCCTGGTCTTCGCCCCGCGCTCTCTTTACGGTGCCATGGGGGCCCATGGCGATGGCGCCGCAATGCTCTCCCCGCTCGCGGACCAGCAGTTGGCCGGGCTGATCATGGTAGCCGCGTGCCCGCTCACCTATGTGCTGGCCGGTATCTGGATTGCCGCGCGCTGGTTTCTTGCGCTTGAGGCGCAGGGGCGCATGAATGCCTGA